The following proteins come from a genomic window of Zonotrichia leucophrys gambelii isolate GWCS_2022_RI chromosome 4, RI_Zleu_2.0, whole genome shotgun sequence:
- the CCDC142 gene encoding coiled-coil domain-containing protein 142 isoform X1, translating to MDAGGAERRGGELCLQVGDAGLGGLILLLLTARPGPGDGAARGDPPEPGGSRGPLARSLQRAEAMLRSVTPGLRRLLSPRSSRRGDTDEDDDEDEDEAASIVVPLEQAFPALRRCLCVWEDPRTETFLGYVRLHPGGSGGAGDFSEDAVRRRVAERGATLHALLQHRHQLRLARDFTRRLKASSDFLRRLQALPEPGAPSEAALPALRELCAELRAHAGHWAALLRRLRADAWLRALPQRRGQAVLHVRWALLLPAVTAARLTGRHIEARLRQLGRPGTPSPAAESLAELFQGLEIYNRTVTALAEELGPEVRAPGAFTVGAVLRLLAAERGRAVAQRLWPLLWPQSGDVRDGHVRWEDVGVPWPPTAEMDTEPSGAVLAAELQALCQEDEELMGHIFGALVASADSLWQPVLSESPEPVGLRPGSAGGWKAVRWLDAARGPVAATLSARYRLLLWENVGAVLGDSPGTPPATPSATVTAARELSRALAVARVPAECREELGRLCLQLLCRGVLCSWDTDFTRALGSGLSDKCLESPGGSPGPGCSHTAQQLRCLFPALALALRCLRLLPARPHAPPGGLCLRLQVLGRCLAAVAAAHAWLTGRAGRYLAAWALPQFLLLTQGDLQVLKAEAEQLMLQVSRTFPEPGDIPGDSPPEPPPCLGSPWELQLCRQIRDVANSIQLFSGDVLWMFSTSCKRLSAEIFDQTMPLGRHWRLGPRAELPSSPSAYAAAAVQAVLGQVLQGAQALPHDAQVPTLARVTTAFLEAWMDHILTRRIKFRVPCSCGGTSRPCGSWCARSAPGWPPRRGRRCGPSACSGTRTRPCAASCSSPGGSAGTPAPGAASGAAAQTKAPTPWNHPWTLSLAWTLWRGWAQCQGPPLCLQRPMARPGPSPHSRAASSSGCPCGCTVPAAGACQGCRAWGTAPRAELQ from the exons ATGGACGCCGGCGGCGCTGAGCGGCGCGGCGGAGAGCTTTGCCTGCAG GTGGGCGACGCCGGTCTGGGCGgcctcatcctgctgctgctgacgGCCCGGCCGGGACCGGGCGATGGGGCTGCCCGCGGGGACCCCCCCGAGCCCG GCGGGTCGCGGGGTCCCCTGGCGCGCTCCTTGCAGCGGGCAGAGGCCATGCTGCGCAGCGTCACCCCGGGACTGCGCCGCCTGCTGTCCCCGCGGTCGAGCCGGCGCGGTGACACCGACGAGGACGACGACGAGGACGAGGATGAAGCCGCGTCCATCGTGGTCCCTCTGGAGCAAGCCTTCCCAGCTCTGCGCCGCTGCCTGTGCGTCTGGGAGGACCCTCGCACCGAGACCTTCCTGGGCTACGTGCGGCTCCATCCCGGTGGCAGTGGTGGCGCCGGTGACTTTTCCGAGGACGCCGTGCGGCGGCGCGTGGCCGAGCGGGGAGCGACCCTGCACGCGCTGCTGCAGCACCGCCACCAGCTCCGCCTGGCCCGCGACTTCACTCGACGCCTCAAAGCCTCCTCCGACTTCCTGCGGCGGCTGCAGGCGTTACCAGAGCCCGGAGCGCCCAGTGaggcggcgctgccggcgctgcgGGAGCTGTGCGCGGAGCTGCGGGCGCACGCGGGGCACTGGGCCGCGCTGCTGCGGCGGCTGCGGGCGGACGCGTGGCTGCGGGCTCTGCCGCAGCGCCGGGGCCAGGCCGTGCTGCACGTGCGCTgggcgctgctgctgcccgcCGTGACGGCCGCGCGCCTCACCGGGCGGCACATCGAGGCACggctgaggcagctgggccGCCCCGGTACGCCCAGCCCGGCCGCCGAGAGCCTGGCTGAGCTCTTCCAGGGGCTGGAGATCTACAACCGCACGGTGACGGCGCTGGCCGAGGAGCTGGGCCCCGAGGTGAGGGCGCCCGGTGCCTTCACGGTGGGCGCGGTGCTGCGGCTGCTGGCGGCCGAGCGCGGCCGGGCCGTGGCCCAGAGGCTCTGGCCCCTCCTGTGGCCCCAGAGTGGGGACGTCAGGGATGGACACGTCCGCTGGGAGGATGTGGGGGTGCCATGGCCACCCACGGCTGAGATGGACACAGAACCTTCTGGAGCGGTGCTGGCggctgagctgcaggcactGTGCCAGGAGGACGAGGAGCTGATGGGACACATTTTTGGGGCGCTGGTGGCTTCAGCTGACAGCCTGTGGCAGCCGGTGCTGTCAGAGAGCCCCGAGCCCGTTgggctgcggccgggcagtgctgggggctggaaGGCCGTGCGGTGGCTGGACGCTGCCCGCGGCCCCGTGGCCGCCACCCTGAGTGCCCGGTACcgcctgctgctctgggaaaatgtgggagctgtgctgggggacagCCCCGGCAcccctcctgccacccccagtgccaccgTCACCGCGGCGCGGGAGCTGAGCCGTGCGCTGGCTGTTG cccgTGTGCCCGCTGAGTGCCGGGAGGAGCTGGGAcggctctgcctgcagctgctgtgccggggtgttctctgcagctgggacacGG ATTTTACCCGTGCTCTGGGCTCAGGGCTCTCAGACAAGTGCTTGGAGTCCCCAGGAGGGTCCCCAGGGCCAGGGTGcagccacacagcccagcagctccggtgcctcttcccagccctggcgCTGGCCCTGCGCTGCCTGCGCCtgctgcccgcccgcccgcaCG cccccccCGGGGGTCTCTGCCTGcggctgcaggtgctgggccGGTGCCTGGCGGCGGTGGCGGCCGCCCACGCGTGGCTgacgggccgggccgggcggtaCCTGGCggcctgggcactgcctcaGTTCCTGCTGCTCACCCAGGGAGACCTGCAG GTGCtgaaggcagaggcagagcagctgatgctgcaggtgagcaggaccttcccagagccaggggaCATTCCTGGGGACAGCCCCCCTGAGCCACCCCCCTGCCTGGGATCCCCGTgggagctccagctgtgccGGCAGATCCGTGACGTGGCCAACAGCATCCAG CTCTTCTCCGGGGACGTGCTCTGGATGTTCTCCACCAGCTGCAAGCGGCTCTCAGCTGAGATCTTTGACCAGACGATGCCTCTGGGCCGGCACTGGCGGCTCGGGCCCCGCgctg agctgcccagctcccccagcgcCTACGCGGCGGCCGCGGTGCAGGCGGTGCtggggcaggtgctgcagggtgcccaggccctgccccaCGATGCCCAGGTGCCCACCCTGGCACGGGTCACCACGGCCTTCCTGGAAGCATGGATGGATCACATCCTGACCCGACGGATCAAGTTCAG GGTGCCCTGCAGCTGCGGCGGGACTTCGAGGCCGTGCGGGAGCTGGTGTGCTCGGAGCGCTCCGGGCTGGCCCCCGAGGCGCGGCAGGCGCTGCGGGCCCTCTGCGTGTTCCGGCACACGGACACGGCCGTGcgctgcctcctgcagcagcccggGGGGCTCGGCGGGCACCCCCGCACCTGGGGCAGCCTCCGGCGCTGCT GCTCAGACGAAGGCGCCCACCCCCTGGAACCATCCATGGACCCTCTCCCTGGCCTGGACCCTCTGGAGGGGCTGGGCCCAGTGCCAGGGACCCCCCCTGTGTCTCCAGAGGCCgatggcccggcccggcccgagTCCCCATTCCcgggcagccagcagcagtggctgtcCCTGCGGCTGCACCGTGCCCGCCGCTGGCGCGTGCCAGGGCTGCCGTGCGTGGGGAACAGCCCCGAGGGCTGAGCTGCAATAa
- the CCDC142 gene encoding coiled-coil domain-containing protein 142 isoform X2, protein MDAGGAERRGGELCLQVGDAGLGGLILLLLTARPGPGDGAARGDPPEPGGSRGPLARSLQRAEAMLRSVTPGLRRLLSPRSSRRGDTDEDDDEDEDEAASIVVPLEQAFPALRRCLCVWEDPRTETFLGYVRLHPGGSGGAGDFSEDAVRRRVAERGATLHALLQHRHQLRLARDFTRRLKASSDFLRRLQALPEPGAPSEAALPALRELCAELRAHAGHWAALLRRLRADAWLRALPQRRGQAVLHVRWALLLPAVTAARLTGRHIEARLRQLGRPGTPSPAAESLAELFQGLEIYNRTVTALAEELGPEVRAPGAFTVGAVLRLLAAERGRAVAQRLWPLLWPQSGDVRDGHVRWEDVGVPWPPTAEMDTEPSGAVLAAELQALCQEDEELMGHIFGALVASADSLWQPVLSESPEPVGLRPGSAGGWKAVRWLDAARGPVAATLSARYRLLLWENVGAVLGDSPGTPPATPSATVTAARELSRALAVARVPAECREELGRLCLQLLCRGVLCSWDTDFTRALGSGLSDKCLESPGGSPGPGCSHTAQQLRCLFPALALALRCLRLLPARPHAPPGGLCLRLQVLGRCLAAVAAAHAWLTGRAGRYLAAWALPQFLLLTQGDLQVLKAEAEQLMLQVSRTFPEPGDIPGDSPPEPPPCLGSPWELQLCRQIRDVANSIQLFSGDVLWMFSTSCKRLSAEIFDQTMPLGRHWRLGPRAELPSSPSAYAAAAVQAVLGQVLQGAQALPHDAQVPTLARVTTAFLEAWMDHILTRRIKFSLQGALQLRRDFEAVRELVCSERSGLAPEARQALRALCVFRHTDTAVRCLLQQPGGLGGHPRTWGSLRRCCSDEGAHPLEPSMDPLPGLDPLEGLGPVPGTPPVSPEADGPARPESPFPGSQQQWLSLRLHRARRWRVPGLPCVGNSPEG, encoded by the exons ATGGACGCCGGCGGCGCTGAGCGGCGCGGCGGAGAGCTTTGCCTGCAG GTGGGCGACGCCGGTCTGGGCGgcctcatcctgctgctgctgacgGCCCGGCCGGGACCGGGCGATGGGGCTGCCCGCGGGGACCCCCCCGAGCCCG GCGGGTCGCGGGGTCCCCTGGCGCGCTCCTTGCAGCGGGCAGAGGCCATGCTGCGCAGCGTCACCCCGGGACTGCGCCGCCTGCTGTCCCCGCGGTCGAGCCGGCGCGGTGACACCGACGAGGACGACGACGAGGACGAGGATGAAGCCGCGTCCATCGTGGTCCCTCTGGAGCAAGCCTTCCCAGCTCTGCGCCGCTGCCTGTGCGTCTGGGAGGACCCTCGCACCGAGACCTTCCTGGGCTACGTGCGGCTCCATCCCGGTGGCAGTGGTGGCGCCGGTGACTTTTCCGAGGACGCCGTGCGGCGGCGCGTGGCCGAGCGGGGAGCGACCCTGCACGCGCTGCTGCAGCACCGCCACCAGCTCCGCCTGGCCCGCGACTTCACTCGACGCCTCAAAGCCTCCTCCGACTTCCTGCGGCGGCTGCAGGCGTTACCAGAGCCCGGAGCGCCCAGTGaggcggcgctgccggcgctgcgGGAGCTGTGCGCGGAGCTGCGGGCGCACGCGGGGCACTGGGCCGCGCTGCTGCGGCGGCTGCGGGCGGACGCGTGGCTGCGGGCTCTGCCGCAGCGCCGGGGCCAGGCCGTGCTGCACGTGCGCTgggcgctgctgctgcccgcCGTGACGGCCGCGCGCCTCACCGGGCGGCACATCGAGGCACggctgaggcagctgggccGCCCCGGTACGCCCAGCCCGGCCGCCGAGAGCCTGGCTGAGCTCTTCCAGGGGCTGGAGATCTACAACCGCACGGTGACGGCGCTGGCCGAGGAGCTGGGCCCCGAGGTGAGGGCGCCCGGTGCCTTCACGGTGGGCGCGGTGCTGCGGCTGCTGGCGGCCGAGCGCGGCCGGGCCGTGGCCCAGAGGCTCTGGCCCCTCCTGTGGCCCCAGAGTGGGGACGTCAGGGATGGACACGTCCGCTGGGAGGATGTGGGGGTGCCATGGCCACCCACGGCTGAGATGGACACAGAACCTTCTGGAGCGGTGCTGGCggctgagctgcaggcactGTGCCAGGAGGACGAGGAGCTGATGGGACACATTTTTGGGGCGCTGGTGGCTTCAGCTGACAGCCTGTGGCAGCCGGTGCTGTCAGAGAGCCCCGAGCCCGTTgggctgcggccgggcagtgctgggggctggaaGGCCGTGCGGTGGCTGGACGCTGCCCGCGGCCCCGTGGCCGCCACCCTGAGTGCCCGGTACcgcctgctgctctgggaaaatgtgggagctgtgctgggggacagCCCCGGCAcccctcctgccacccccagtgccaccgTCACCGCGGCGCGGGAGCTGAGCCGTGCGCTGGCTGTTG cccgTGTGCCCGCTGAGTGCCGGGAGGAGCTGGGAcggctctgcctgcagctgctgtgccggggtgttctctgcagctgggacacGG ATTTTACCCGTGCTCTGGGCTCAGGGCTCTCAGACAAGTGCTTGGAGTCCCCAGGAGGGTCCCCAGGGCCAGGGTGcagccacacagcccagcagctccggtgcctcttcccagccctggcgCTGGCCCTGCGCTGCCTGCGCCtgctgcccgcccgcccgcaCG cccccccCGGGGGTCTCTGCCTGcggctgcaggtgctgggccGGTGCCTGGCGGCGGTGGCGGCCGCCCACGCGTGGCTgacgggccgggccgggcggtaCCTGGCggcctgggcactgcctcaGTTCCTGCTGCTCACCCAGGGAGACCTGCAG GTGCtgaaggcagaggcagagcagctgatgctgcaggtgagcaggaccttcccagagccaggggaCATTCCTGGGGACAGCCCCCCTGAGCCACCCCCCTGCCTGGGATCCCCGTgggagctccagctgtgccGGCAGATCCGTGACGTGGCCAACAGCATCCAG CTCTTCTCCGGGGACGTGCTCTGGATGTTCTCCACCAGCTGCAAGCGGCTCTCAGCTGAGATCTTTGACCAGACGATGCCTCTGGGCCGGCACTGGCGGCTCGGGCCCCGCgctg agctgcccagctcccccagcgcCTACGCGGCGGCCGCGGTGCAGGCGGTGCtggggcaggtgctgcagggtgcccaggccctgccccaCGATGCCCAGGTGCCCACCCTGGCACGGGTCACCACGGCCTTCCTGGAAGCATGGATGGATCACATCCTGACCCGACGGATCAAGTTCAG CCTGCAGGGTGCCCTGCAGCTGCGGCGGGACTTCGAGGCCGTGCGGGAGCTGGTGTGCTCGGAGCGCTCCGGGCTGGCCCCCGAGGCGCGGCAGGCGCTGCGGGCCCTCTGCGTGTTCCGGCACACGGACACGGCCGTGcgctgcctcctgcagcagcccggGGGGCTCGGCGGGCACCCCCGCACCTGGGGCAGCCTCCGGCGCTGCT GCTCAGACGAAGGCGCCCACCCCCTGGAACCATCCATGGACCCTCTCCCTGGCCTGGACCCTCTGGAGGGGCTGGGCCCAGTGCCAGGGACCCCCCCTGTGTCTCCAGAGGCCgatggcccggcccggcccgagTCCCCATTCCcgggcagccagcagcagtggctgtcCCTGCGGCTGCACCGTGCCCGCCGCTGGCGCGTGCCAGGGCTGCCGTGCGTGGGGAACAGCCCCGAGGGCTGA